The Leopardus geoffroyi isolate Oge1 chromosome C3, O.geoffroyi_Oge1_pat1.0, whole genome shotgun sequence genomic interval CGTCCTCTGGGGCCCCAAGCAGATTTCCAGCCCCTAGGCTAGGGTTCTCGAGGGTGGTGGCTCCCCGAGGCTTGTCCAGTTCTGAGCCGGAAGTGCCACCTGCCTAGGAGGAACTAGGCTGGCAGAGGCTCTCCTGGAGCAGCTGGCTGCCACTGGGCACCGGACTGCAAACACGGACTCTCCTCTTCCTTGTCTATGGCCTGTGAGCTTCTAGGCAGAAGGCTTCCTAGGgaatggggcggggagggggagactcGGGTGGTCCCCAGcaggctctctctcctcccctgcggGTCTCATCCTGTCCCAGTTGCCCCAGGAAACCTCGGTCTAGCCTTTGGACTGTTGCCCTGGGGCCCAGTGCTAACCAAGGGCAGTGACCCCACGCAGGGACATCTCCAGGGAGTGGGGCTCCGTATGCCTCCCACCATTTGCCCCCACAGGTGCAGCCGACATGAGTGAGCCTGGGGGGTCAGTGCGAATCCTAGTGACAGGTGGCTCCGGGCTGGTGGGCAGAGCCATCCAAGAGGTGGTAGCAGATGGAGCTGGGCTGCCTGGAGAGGACTGGGTGTTCGTCTCCTCCAAGGACGCTGACCTCACGTAAGTGGACCCATCCCTGGAGCACACTCACCCACACCCTCTCTAGACCCAGAGCTCCAGGCCAGGCCTGTCCCTGAGCCTGGTAGCCTCCGGTCTGGGTCCTCCCTGCCAGGTGTCTGGCCTGGCTTGGGTGTGTGCAGCTCTGTTCCTAGGCAAACATCCTCCTATCTCTTCTGGAGATCCACACCCTCATACCAGCCAGTGCCTGCACGGGCCACTTTCCTTTGTGGCAGCCTTTCCTGCCATCAGCCCTGTCTACTCCTGCCCCCGTTACCCCACCCCCAGGGTGCTAGTTCCTTCTCCGGCTCCTCCCAGGGATGCTGCACAGACCCGAGCCCTGTTTGAAAAGGTCCGGCCCACACATGTCATCCACCTTGCTGCAATGGTGGGGGGCCTGTTCCGGAATATCAAATACAACTTGGACTTCTGGGTAAGTGAGAGGGCCCGTGGAGCACTGGGAACTTCTTGTTGGGTTTTCATGCTCATTTGTCAGCCCCAGGAAGTCCCTGAGGGTCAGGGCTTGGCACAGCCTGGTGGGGGCAGTCCCCGTGGGGTCCCCGGTGACCCACACTCGCTTTGTAGGCAGATGGGCGTACAGGTGGGTGGGGGCATTTGGCCCCACAGGAAAAGCCATGGAGTTGACTGTGGGTTGGAGGAACTGAGAATAGCCAGCCTTTGCTGTTTGACTTCGATAGGGTTGGTTTCTACCCGCTGAGCCCCCCCAGGTCTCTAGACCCTTCTGCTCCCAGGATCTCTGGTCCAGCTGCGCTAAACCAGGCCTACCATGCATTCTGGGGCACAGAGGTGTGAGCTGGTCTCTGGGTCTGAGGTGTCTGACCTGGGGGCCTGGGATGtggtggaaggggcaggaggggagcaaGGTTCTGCCTATAGCCCTGCTCCTGCCAGGCTGCGCCCCTGAGGCTTGGACCCACCATTGCTGGGCATCTGGTCTTTATGGCGCAGGGATGGCAGAGGCTCAGATCAGATTCTGCCCCGGGGCGCCCCACCCCAGGGCTTTCCTTGTCTCAGGCCAGTCATCCAAGAAGGCCGCCTAGTCAAAGCCTCTCCACCTCCAAATGTCTGGGCCATCTCATGCCCAGTCTCATCCCAGGGTCTGGGGAAAGTGGGGTCTGGGTAGGGGTGGGGCTGCCCAAAGCTTCACTGCTACCGGCTGGTAAAGTTGGGTAGTCTCCTTGGGCTAGGGGAGTGGAGGGGCCCCTTCTCTCCACCCTTGTTGGGGGCTAGATCGGGCCTGCCCTCAGCAGCCTGTGAGGGTGAGGCCCAGCCCTGAGCTAGGGAATGTGGTCCTCTCCTCCAGCCGGCCCCGCCCCACGGCCCCAAGGGTGGGGGTCAAAGGACTGCCTGCCTAGGATGTAACAGGCCCAGAGGGGGCATGGTTGCTGGGAGGTCTATGCTGGGAGGTCTAGCCTTGTCCCCAGGAGCAGTTAGGATAAACTGGCTCAGGTGCTGCCCTCGTGGGAGGGGCCGGGGTGTGTCCTGCTTCTGTCCCTGGAGGAGCAGGTAAGGGCTGGGGTCCTGCCAGCAGATTCAGAGGGGTTTGAatcttccctgcccacccccctcacccccacgcCAGAGGAAAAACATTCACATCAACGACAACGTCCTGCACTCGGCCTTCGAGGTGGGCGTGCGCAAGGTGGTCTCCTGCCTGTCTACCTGCATCTTCCCGGACAAGACCACCTACCCTATTGACGAGACTATGGTGAGGGGCGGGGCCAACGGGGGGCGGGGCCagtgggggcggggccaggaaAGCAAAGGCTGCCTCTGCTCCCCTAGATCCACAATGGGCCGCCGCACAACAGCAATTTTGGCTACTCCTACGCCAAGAGGATGATCGACGTGCAGAACAGGTCGTCTGCCCGCTGGCCCGGCTGAGGCCGgacaggaaaagggaggagggcCCAGTGGGTACCTTGGCACAGCTCCCAAGCATCGTGTCCTCTCTTTTCGGGCCTCGGTTTTTCCCCCCCGCTCAGAGGCCAGGGCGGGTGTGGTGGGGTCAGCGGTCCCAGGCGAGCGCCGCAAGAGACGCTGTGACCCTGCAGGGCCTACTTCCAGCAACACGGCTGCACTTTTACCGCCGTCATCCCAACCAACGTCTTCGGGCCCCACGACAACTTCAACATCGAGGACGGCCACGTGCTGCCCGGCCTCATCCACAAGGTGCACCTGGCTAAGAGTGAGTGCCTGCTTGGTGaggtccgggggggggggggggggcggggggggatggggggtggcTGGTGGAGTCCCCTCTgacacctgccccctccctgaaTCTGCAGGCAGCGGCTCAGCCCTGACGGTGTGGGGCACTGGCAAGCCACGGAGGCAGTTCATCTACTCACTGGTTTGTGCAGGACTGGGCCTAGCTCTCTACTAGAACGTTCCCTGGCCTGCCATGCTGGCTGTGGGAAGGCCATAGTGTGAGGGAGCCCCAGAAAGGAGTGAGGGTCCAGGCTGAGCCTCTGGAGCAGCAGCCACTGGTCCTCGCTGGGTCCCTATAGGTGCCTGGCCCCATGGGAGTCGCTGGGTGCAGCTCTGAGCTCAGTGAAAGATAAGACACTCTCTGTCAGGTAGGCTGGGGTGGCTAAGCTGCCCAAAGGGAGAGACCTCCCCCCGGGGAGCCCAGGCTGTGCCCTCACCGAACAGGGCCACCCAAGAGAGGTGGCCTGTGGCTCCAGGTGGGCGTGACTTGTGTCCTCTGACCCTGTCTGACTTCCAGGACCTGGCTCGGCTCTTCATCTGGGTCCTGCGGGAGTACGATGAGGTGGAACCCATCATCCTGTCAggtgggcaccctgtggccccactgcccctgccccgggGCAG includes:
- the GFUS gene encoding GDP-L-fucose synthase codes for the protein MSEPGGSVRILVTGGSGLVGRAIQEVVADGAGLPGEDWVFVSSKDADLTDAAQTRALFEKVRPTHVIHLAAMVGGLFRNIKYNLDFWRKNIHINDNVLHSAFEVGVRKVVSCLSTCIFPDKTTYPIDETMIHNGPPHNSNFGYSYAKRMIDVQNRAYFQQHGCTFTAVIPTNVFGPHDNFNIEDGHVLPGLIHKVHLAKSSGSALTVWGTGKPRRQFIYSLDLARLFIWVLREYDEVEPIILSVGEEDEVSIQEAAEAVVEAMDFHGEVTFDTSKSDGQFKKTASNGKLRTYLPDFRFTPFKQAVKETCAWFTHNYEQARK